GGTGGTTAGTTCTTCAACCCCCACATCCACAAGCTTTTTATCAGCAACAGCGGCTCCAATTCCTTTATTCACAGAGATTTTAACAAGCTTAGGTACTTGCATCACTGACTTGTATTGAAACTTTTCTTTCAATGCAGGTGCAATCTCTTGGATATACTTTTCTTTTAATCTAGGTCTAGCCATTAGTGATAAATTCTCCTGTTTTTTTAGAATATCTCTGCAATTTTCCACTCTCGTTGAGCTTCCTGCCAGATCGAGTAGCCTCTCCAGTAGCAGGATCTACTACCATCAGATTACTCATGTGCACTGGAGCCTCAGTTTGCTCTCTTCCACCCTCAGGAGAAGTAGCAGAAGGCTTCTTGTGCTTGGTCACGATGTTGACACCTTCAACTATCGCTCTGTATTTTTCTGATATGACCTCCAGGACCTTACCAGTTTTATCCTTA
The sequence above is drawn from the Marinoscillum sp. 108 genome and encodes:
- the rplX gene encoding 50S ribosomal protein L24, with protein sequence MMNNHKANKFHIRKGDTVKVLAGNDKDKTGKVLEVISEKYRAIVEGVNIVTKHKKPSATSPEGGREQTEAPVHMSNLMVVDPATGEATRSGRKLNESGKLQRYSKKTGEFITNG